A window of uncultured Litoreibacter sp. contains these coding sequences:
- a CDS encoding AMP-binding protein, whose amino-acid sequence MGWMSDETGLEKRAANYVPLTPLSHLNRAKTVFPNKEALVYGARRYTYAQYHARVSQLASALHQRGIKPGDVVATLIPNLPAQAEAHFGVPACGAVLNTINTRLDTGTVAYIFDHGEAKIVLCDTQFLPLAEAAKDACDGDGPEIIEVADPQADYPATGRFPEYEDVLKGGDPAFHWLMPMDEWESLSLNYTSGTTGRPKGVVYHHRGAYLMTMGTVISWRMQLHPRFLAIVPLFHCNGWNHSWMMPVLGGTVHCCRDITPEAIYTAIADEGVTHFGGAPIVLNMIVNAPETARKPFDHTVEVFTAGAPPAPATLAKIETLGFNVTQVYGLTETYGHVTECVWDSDWDAQSQDEKSAIKARQGVAFPMMEYVTVVDEKNSQVPMDKQTQGEIVMRGNAVMKGYFKNPDATAEAFEGGHFHSGDIAFQHPDSYIQIADRAKDIIISGGENISSVEVEGVLMSHPDVNLCAVVAKPDDKWGEVPCAFVELKDGAKEDAQALIDHARAQLAGFKTPKQVVFLELPKTSTGKIQKFELRTQAKTL is encoded by the coding sequence ATGGGTTGGATGTCAGACGAGACGGGTCTCGAAAAACGCGCCGCGAATTACGTGCCGCTGACGCCGCTGAGCCACCTCAACCGCGCCAAAACGGTGTTCCCCAACAAAGAAGCGCTGGTCTACGGGGCCCGCCGCTACACGTACGCGCAATACCACGCGCGGGTGTCGCAGCTGGCCTCCGCCCTGCACCAGCGCGGCATCAAGCCGGGCGACGTGGTCGCCACCCTGATCCCCAACCTGCCCGCGCAGGCAGAGGCCCATTTCGGCGTGCCCGCCTGCGGCGCGGTGCTCAACACGATCAACACGCGGCTGGACACCGGCACGGTCGCCTACATCTTCGATCACGGCGAGGCCAAGATTGTGCTGTGTGACACGCAATTCCTGCCGCTGGCCGAGGCCGCCAAGGACGCCTGCGACGGCGACGGCCCCGAAATCATCGAAGTCGCCGACCCGCAGGCCGACTACCCCGCCACCGGCCGGTTCCCCGAATATGAGGACGTGCTGAAAGGCGGCGACCCGGCGTTCCATTGGCTGATGCCCATGGACGAATGGGAAAGCCTCAGCCTCAACTACACCTCCGGCACCACCGGCCGGCCCAAAGGCGTCGTCTACCACCACCGCGGCGCCTATCTGATGACGATGGGCACGGTCATTTCGTGGCGCATGCAGCTGCACCCGCGCTTTCTGGCCATCGTGCCGCTGTTCCACTGCAACGGCTGGAACCACAGCTGGATGATGCCGGTGCTTGGCGGCACCGTGCATTGCTGCCGCGACATCACACCCGAAGCCATCTACACCGCCATCGCGGATGAAGGCGTCACCCATTTTGGCGGCGCGCCGATTGTGCTCAACATGATCGTCAACGCGCCGGAAACTGCCCGCAAACCCTTCGACCACACGGTCGAGGTCTTCACCGCAGGCGCCCCCCCCGCCCCCGCGACGCTGGCCAAGATCGAAACCTTGGGCTTCAACGTCACGCAGGTTTACGGGCTGACGGAAACCTACGGCCATGTCACCGAATGCGTCTGGGACAGCGACTGGGACGCGCAAAGCCAGGATGAAAAATCCGCCATCAAGGCCCGCCAGGGCGTGGCCTTCCCGATGATGGAATATGTCACCGTGGTGGATGAGAAGAACAGCCAGGTCCCCATGGACAAGCAGACTCAGGGCGAAATTGTCATGCGCGGCAATGCGGTGATGAAAGGCTATTTCAAAAACCCCGACGCCACCGCCGAGGCATTCGAGGGCGGGCATTTCCATTCCGGCGACATCGCCTTCCAGCACCCCGACAGCTACATTCAGATCGCCGACCGCGCCAAGGACATCATCATTTCAGGCGGCGAGAACATCTCAAGCGTGGAGGTCGAGGGCGTGCTGATGTCCCACCCCGACGTGAACCTCTGCGCCGTGGTCGCCAAACCAGATGACAAATGGGGCGAAGTCCCCTGCGCCTTTGTGGAACTCAAAGACGGCGCCAAAGAAGACGCCCAAGCCCTGATCGATCACGCCCGCGCGCAGCTGGCGGGCTTCAAAACCCCCAAACAGGTGGTCTTTCTGGAGCTTCCCAAAACCTCTACCGGCAAAATCCAGAAATTCGAGCTGCGGACGCAGGCCAAAACCCTCTGA